In Pseudoliparis swirei isolate HS2019 ecotype Mariana Trench chromosome 9, NWPU_hadal_v1, whole genome shotgun sequence, a genomic segment contains:
- the dnase1l1l gene encoding deoxyribonuclease I-like 1-like isoform X2, with the protein MRTAVLLFVVGLCVLNAASSLKICAFNVQSFGEAKANNKKVMGILLKILSRCDLCLIQEVRDSKGTAIQALVKDLNRFDKSNSYSYVESERLGRKTYKEQYVYIYRSNVLTIKEHYQYPKLEGEGTEETDVFSREPFIVRFHSPTTLVKDFVLIGQHTCPRNAMKEINELYTVFQGIYKKWKNDNVMILGDLNAGCSYVTSKDWRAVRLRSDPKFRWLIGDEQDTTVREKTHCAYDRIIVHGREIISSIVPGSAQPFNFKNNFHLTEEEALQVSDHFPVEVDLKPNHRYLLRNEL; encoded by the exons ATGAGGACTGCGGTGCTGCTGTTTGttgtggggttgtgtgtgttgaatgCCGCATCTTCCCTGAAAATATGCGCTTTCAATGTTCAGAGCTTTGGTGAAGCAAAGGCTAACAACAAGAAGGTTATGGGCATTCTGCTAAAG ATTCTTTCTCGGTGCGACTTGTGTCTTATTCAGGAGGTCCGAGACTCTAAAGGAACAGCAATACAAGCTCTGGTTAAGGATCTCAACAG GTTTGACAAATCCAACTCATACTCCTATGTGGAAAGTGAACGGCTAGGCAGGAAGACTTACAAGGAGCAGTATGTCTACATTTACAG GAGCAATGTGCTGACGATCAAAGAGCATTATCAGTATCCTAAACTAGAAGGAGAAGGAACCGAAGAAACAGATGTTTTCTCCAGAGAGCCTTTCATTGTTCGCTTTCACTCCCCAACGACAT TGGTGAAGGATTTTGTCCTGATTGGGCAGCACACCTGTCCAAGAAATGCCATGAAGGAGATTAATGAACTGTATACTGTCTTCCAAGGAATTTACAAGAAGTGGAAGAATGAT AATGTGATGATCTTAGGGGACCTCAACGCCGGCTGTAGCTACGTCACCAGCAAGGACTGGAGAGCGGTGCGCTTGAGGAGCGACCCCAAGTTCCGCTGGTTAATTGGAGATGAGCAGGACACGACTGTCCGTGAGAAGACGCACTGCGCCTATGACCG GATCATTGTCCACGGACGTGAGATTATTTCCAGTATAGTGCCGGGTTCAGCTCAACCGTTCAACTTCAAAAATAATTTCCATCTAACAGAGGAGGAG GCTCTTCAGGTGAGTGATCATTTCCCTGTAGAAGTTGACCTGAAGCCTAACCACCGCTACCTCCTCCGCAATGAGCTGTAA
- the dnase1l1l gene encoding deoxyribonuclease I-like 1-like isoform X3: MRTAVLLFVVGLCVLNAASSLKICAFNVQSFGEAKANNKKVMGILLKILSRCDLCLIQEVRDSKGTAIQALVKDLNSRFDKSNSYSYVESERLGRKTYKEQYVYIYRSNVLTIKEHYHGCCCFAVVKDFVLIGQHTCPRNAMKEINELYTVFQGIYKKWKNDNVMILGDLNAGCSYVTSKDWRAVRLRSDPKFRWLIGDEQDTTVREKTHCAYDRIIVHGREIISSIVPGSAQPFNFKNNFHLTEEEALQVSDHFPVEVDLKPNHRYLLRNEL; the protein is encoded by the exons ATGAGGACTGCGGTGCTGCTGTTTGttgtggggttgtgtgtgttgaatgCCGCATCTTCCCTGAAAATATGCGCTTTCAATGTTCAGAGCTTTGGTGAAGCAAAGGCTAACAACAAGAAGGTTATGGGCATTCTGCTAAAG ATTCTTTCTCGGTGCGACTTGTGTCTTATTCAGGAGGTCCGAGACTCTAAAGGAACAGCAATACAAGCTCTGGTTAAGGATCTCAACAG CAGGTTTGACAAATCCAACTCATACTCCTATGTGGAAAGTGAACGGCTAGGCAGGAAGACTTACAAGGAGCAGTATGTCTACATTTACAG GAGCAATGTGCTGACGATCAAAGAGCATTATCA tggttgttgttgctttgcAGTGGTGAAGGATTTTGTCCTGATTGGGCAGCACACCTGTCCAAGAAATGCCATGAAGGAGATTAATGAACTGTATACTGTCTTCCAAGGAATTTACAAGAAGTGGAAGAATGAT AATGTGATGATCTTAGGGGACCTCAACGCCGGCTGTAGCTACGTCACCAGCAAGGACTGGAGAGCGGTGCGCTTGAGGAGCGACCCCAAGTTCCGCTGGTTAATTGGAGATGAGCAGGACACGACTGTCCGTGAGAAGACGCACTGCGCCTATGACCG GATCATTGTCCACGGACGTGAGATTATTTCCAGTATAGTGCCGGGTTCAGCTCAACCGTTCAACTTCAAAAATAATTTCCATCTAACAGAGGAGGAG GCTCTTCAGGTGAGTGATCATTTCCCTGTAGAAGTTGACCTGAAGCCTAACCACCGCTACCTCCTCCGCAATGAGCTGTAA
- the LOC130199172 gene encoding uncharacterized protein LOC130199172 isoform X2, with protein METKNINMAENVDEEQCDDKSKEVDLEGGEVMNRNKTPEQDYSSSEGETEDEEDNMGTGEKAEALSRLVCCGNKFCEGNKEDRIFTEGQPLAPQGAENHQVRNKEPGESESDDEVSYFESVPERGSEMVMRGDGIEEDEQEREKETKEDLCNSERESMIIEQEEAAVLALCREQKPENPSVVGAAKANLEFPDISVQHLQDLFTEVDSEMYGEKMKDFSGEEHQDAGESFADYPSDFSSCEYVEDGGTHREKKHQSNPLACASDTDSIKEQQPCQERVVTDVMWMGRAEDTEEEGDGYMHSRDVEEDANEFRSLDVADRDKYIVVNVSGDAAVTAIDDGGANGERDSYTSIDDEVQVKKSDEELLDCMRQRDLESNKQLQETRGESGAALSDDYDRVDAAEFNNYWNLDVLATDNLLSEDLFTTEDTDEADTPPSDVTQCCAEDGNSLVQRVDAQTTNPSSQGSLDDRFFFNTEHEPSGIMETGQLGEDEDEEERNWELEQKIIKAFYEFYDDSDGEKEREVYAFYRKTDQSSVLCRSTVSSHSL; from the exons ATggaaactaaaaatataaacatggCTGAAAATGTTGACGAAGAGCAGTGTGATGATAAAAGCAAAGAAGTGGATTTGGAAGGTGGAGAGGTCATGAACAGGAACAAAACACCGGAGCAAGATTACTCAAGCTCAGAAGGAGAGACTGAAGATGAGGAAGATAATATGGGAacaggagagaaagcagaggcTTTGTCGAGGTTGGTTTGCTGCGGCAACAAGTTTTGCGAGGGGAATAAAGAGGACAGGATCTTTACTGAGGGACAACCTCTGGCCCCGCAGGGTGCTGAAAACCATCAAGTTAGAAACAAGGAGCCAGGTGAGAGCGAGAGTGATGATGAGGTGTCCTATTTTGAGAGTGTCCCTGAACGTGGCAGTGAAATGGTGATGAGAGGTGATGGAATTGAAGAGGATGAGCAAGAGAGGGAAAAGGAAACGAAAGAGGACTTGTGTAATTCTGAGCGTGAGAGCATGATAATCGAACAGGAAGAAGCCGCTGTTCTCGCTCTGTGCCGTGAGCAGAAGCCTGAAAATCCTTCCGTGGTCGGCGCGGCGAAAGCCAATTTGGAGTTTCCAGACATATCAGTGCAACATCTGCAGGATCTTTTTACTGAAGTTGACAGTGAGATGTATGGAGAGAAAATGAAGGATTTCTCAGGGGAGGAGCACCAAGATGCAGGTGAGAGCTTTGCAGATTACCCCTCAGACTTTTCTTCATGTGAATATGTAGAAGATGGAGGAACACATCGAGAGAAGAAGCACCAGTCAAACCCCTTGGCTTGTGCATCCGACACCGACTCAATTAAAGAGCAGCAACCCTGTCAGGAAAGAGTTGTAACAGATGTAATGTGGATGGGAAGAGCTGAGGacactgaggaggagggggacgggTATATGCACAGCAGAGATGTAGAGGAGGATGCCAACGAGTTCAGGAGCCTGGATGTGGCTGATAGAGACAAATACATTGTGGTGAATGTGTCTGGCGATGCAGCTGTGACAGCAATTGATGATGGAGGTGCAAACGGTGAGAGGGATTCCTACACCTCCATTGATGATGAGGTGCAGGTAAAAAAGAGTGATGAGGAACTCCTTGATTGTATGCGTCAACGAGATCTTGAAAGCAACAAGCAATTGCAGGAGACTCGCGGTGAGAGCGGTGCAGCCCTTTCTGACGACTACGACAGAGTGGATGCAGCCGAGTTCAACAATTATTGGAATCTAGACGTGTTGGCAACTGATAACCTTCTGTCTGAGGACCTGTtcaccacagaggacacagatgaAGCGGATACACCGCCTTCAGATGTGACTCAGTGTTGTGCAGAAGACGGCAACAGCTTGGTACAGCGAGTGGATGCACAAACAACAAACCCCTCCAGCCAGGGATCCCTGGATGATCGCTTCTTCTTCAACACCGAACATGAACCCTCTGGGATCATGGAGACTGGACAGTTGGGAGAagacgaggatgaagaggagaggaactggGAGCTAGAGCAGAAGATAATCAAGGCTTTCTATGAGTTTTATGACGACAGCgacggagagaaggaaagagaag TTTATGCATTTTATAGGAAGACCGATCAAAGTTCAGTTTTGTGCAGATCCACTGTCTCAAGTCATTCACTATGA
- the LOC130199172 gene encoding dentin sialophosphoprotein-like isoform X1 — protein sequence METKNINMAENVDEEQCDDKSKEVDLEGGEVMNRNKTPEQDYSSSEGETEDEEDNMGTGEKAEALSRLVCCGNKFCEGNKEDRIFTEGQPLAPQGAENHQVRNKEPGESESDDEVSYFESVPERGSEMVMRGDGIEEDEQEREKETKEDLCNSERESMIIEQEEAAVLALCREQKPENPSVVGAAKANLEFPDISVQHLQDLFTEVDSEMYGEKMKDFSGEEHQDAGESFADYPSDFSSCEYVEDGGTHREKKHQSNPLACASDTDSIKEQQPCQERVVTDVMWMGRAEDTEEEGDGYMHSRDVEEDANEFRSLDVADRDKYIVVNVSGDAAVTAIDDGGANGERDSYTSIDDEVQVKKSDEELLDCMRQRDLESNKQLQETRGESGAALSDDYDRVDAAEFNNYWNLDVLATDNLLSEDLFTTEDTDEADTPPSDVTQCCAEDGNSLVQRVDAQTTNPSSQGSLDDRFFFNTEHEPSGIMETGQLGEDEDEEERNWELEQKIIKAFYEFYDDSDGEKEREGRPIKVQFCADPLSQVIHYETDSSDRASLSGSTDGEEDRSSTDTSQEFSELDDATKMSHADDPPNTPESVPDISNTHMCTREHKCFNMLKLTLEMALVTLTGLLMFWFATDQAGWFSHVSFF from the exons ATggaaactaaaaatataaacatggCTGAAAATGTTGACGAAGAGCAGTGTGATGATAAAAGCAAAGAAGTGGATTTGGAAGGTGGAGAGGTCATGAACAGGAACAAAACACCGGAGCAAGATTACTCAAGCTCAGAAGGAGAGACTGAAGATGAGGAAGATAATATGGGAacaggagagaaagcagaggcTTTGTCGAGGTTGGTTTGCTGCGGCAACAAGTTTTGCGAGGGGAATAAAGAGGACAGGATCTTTACTGAGGGACAACCTCTGGCCCCGCAGGGTGCTGAAAACCATCAAGTTAGAAACAAGGAGCCAGGTGAGAGCGAGAGTGATGATGAGGTGTCCTATTTTGAGAGTGTCCCTGAACGTGGCAGTGAAATGGTGATGAGAGGTGATGGAATTGAAGAGGATGAGCAAGAGAGGGAAAAGGAAACGAAAGAGGACTTGTGTAATTCTGAGCGTGAGAGCATGATAATCGAACAGGAAGAAGCCGCTGTTCTCGCTCTGTGCCGTGAGCAGAAGCCTGAAAATCCTTCCGTGGTCGGCGCGGCGAAAGCCAATTTGGAGTTTCCAGACATATCAGTGCAACATCTGCAGGATCTTTTTACTGAAGTTGACAGTGAGATGTATGGAGAGAAAATGAAGGATTTCTCAGGGGAGGAGCACCAAGATGCAGGTGAGAGCTTTGCAGATTACCCCTCAGACTTTTCTTCATGTGAATATGTAGAAGATGGAGGAACACATCGAGAGAAGAAGCACCAGTCAAACCCCTTGGCTTGTGCATCCGACACCGACTCAATTAAAGAGCAGCAACCCTGTCAGGAAAGAGTTGTAACAGATGTAATGTGGATGGGAAGAGCTGAGGacactgaggaggagggggacgggTATATGCACAGCAGAGATGTAGAGGAGGATGCCAACGAGTTCAGGAGCCTGGATGTGGCTGATAGAGACAAATACATTGTGGTGAATGTGTCTGGCGATGCAGCTGTGACAGCAATTGATGATGGAGGTGCAAACGGTGAGAGGGATTCCTACACCTCCATTGATGATGAGGTGCAGGTAAAAAAGAGTGATGAGGAACTCCTTGATTGTATGCGTCAACGAGATCTTGAAAGCAACAAGCAATTGCAGGAGACTCGCGGTGAGAGCGGTGCAGCCCTTTCTGACGACTACGACAGAGTGGATGCAGCCGAGTTCAACAATTATTGGAATCTAGACGTGTTGGCAACTGATAACCTTCTGTCTGAGGACCTGTtcaccacagaggacacagatgaAGCGGATACACCGCCTTCAGATGTGACTCAGTGTTGTGCAGAAGACGGCAACAGCTTGGTACAGCGAGTGGATGCACAAACAACAAACCCCTCCAGCCAGGGATCCCTGGATGATCGCTTCTTCTTCAACACCGAACATGAACCCTCTGGGATCATGGAGACTGGACAGTTGGGAGAagacgaggatgaagaggagaggaactggGAGCTAGAGCAGAAGATAATCAAGGCTTTCTATGAGTTTTATGACGACAGCgacggagagaaggaaagagaag GAAGACCGATCAAAGTTCAGTTTTGTGCAGATCCACTGTCTCAAGTCATTCACTATGAAActgacag CAGTGACAGAGCTTCACTCAGCGGCTCCACAGACGGGGAGGAGGACCGGAGCTCCACAGACACATCCCAG GAATTTAGTGAGCTTGACGACGCCACGAAAATGTCACATGCTGATGACCCCCCAAACACTCCGGAGAGTGTGCCAGAtatcagcaacacacacatgtgtaccaGGGAACACAAA TGCTTCAACATGCTGAAGCTGACACTGGAGATGGCTCTGGTGACACTGACCGGACTGCTGATGTTCTGGTTTGCCACAGACCAAGCGGGCTGGTTCAGCCATGTGTCGTTCTTTTAG
- the dnase1l1l gene encoding deoxyribonuclease I-like 1-like isoform X1, protein MRTAVLLFVVGLCVLNAASSLKICAFNVQSFGEAKANNKKVMGILLKILSRCDLCLIQEVRDSKGTAIQALVKDLNSRFDKSNSYSYVESERLGRKTYKEQYVYIYRSNVLTIKEHYQYPKLEGEGTEETDVFSREPFIVRFHSPTTLVKDFVLIGQHTCPRNAMKEINELYTVFQGIYKKWKNDNVMILGDLNAGCSYVTSKDWRAVRLRSDPKFRWLIGDEQDTTVREKTHCAYDRIIVHGREIISSIVPGSAQPFNFKNNFHLTEEEALQVSDHFPVEVDLKPNHRYLLRNEL, encoded by the exons ATGAGGACTGCGGTGCTGCTGTTTGttgtggggttgtgtgtgttgaatgCCGCATCTTCCCTGAAAATATGCGCTTTCAATGTTCAGAGCTTTGGTGAAGCAAAGGCTAACAACAAGAAGGTTATGGGCATTCTGCTAAAG ATTCTTTCTCGGTGCGACTTGTGTCTTATTCAGGAGGTCCGAGACTCTAAAGGAACAGCAATACAAGCTCTGGTTAAGGATCTCAACAG CAGGTTTGACAAATCCAACTCATACTCCTATGTGGAAAGTGAACGGCTAGGCAGGAAGACTTACAAGGAGCAGTATGTCTACATTTACAG GAGCAATGTGCTGACGATCAAAGAGCATTATCAGTATCCTAAACTAGAAGGAGAAGGAACCGAAGAAACAGATGTTTTCTCCAGAGAGCCTTTCATTGTTCGCTTTCACTCCCCAACGACAT TGGTGAAGGATTTTGTCCTGATTGGGCAGCACACCTGTCCAAGAAATGCCATGAAGGAGATTAATGAACTGTATACTGTCTTCCAAGGAATTTACAAGAAGTGGAAGAATGAT AATGTGATGATCTTAGGGGACCTCAACGCCGGCTGTAGCTACGTCACCAGCAAGGACTGGAGAGCGGTGCGCTTGAGGAGCGACCCCAAGTTCCGCTGGTTAATTGGAGATGAGCAGGACACGACTGTCCGTGAGAAGACGCACTGCGCCTATGACCG GATCATTGTCCACGGACGTGAGATTATTTCCAGTATAGTGCCGGGTTCAGCTCAACCGTTCAACTTCAAAAATAATTTCCATCTAACAGAGGAGGAG GCTCTTCAGGTGAGTGATCATTTCCCTGTAGAAGTTGACCTGAAGCCTAACCACCGCTACCTCCTCCGCAATGAGCTGTAA